Proteins co-encoded in one Siniperca chuatsi isolate FFG_IHB_CAS linkage group LG11, ASM2008510v1, whole genome shotgun sequence genomic window:
- the si:ch211-223a10.1 gene encoding putative ZDHHC-type palmitoyltransferase 6 isoform X1: MHPMPVCSVSDGDIFDCIQRGNIELCIHFLQNDRSLLKQKGWGGFTPLHYAALHGNRAMVDLFLSNGANPNLTCDAGQTAFHFACRQGNIYIIHQMVQYGADLRLIDLQGKTSLHHAVTGGNIVAVHYLWETGMFRFSDTDMYQVTPLHLAASTGNTEVVRYLLRDQRCAVDAVDQQGATALHVAAERGGVEVCWTLLQRTGCRMLYQKNHSGLTPLDLSKQGKTFRHQQLTKLLSRYNNEPIHHKPTESHVLYYWTLFFPSLSGAAILLIAAMLGGYGGLTCGLLFPWLARSIFTQYHRMTTYQRLPNPIYLGTLIAGLFHSLLCFYGKIMLSVWPTSALVQVSMVHFSLVLGLFCKVLTQDPGTLDRADADPRFSCIADLVENNQSPHRFCPYCELFPPDYTKHCKLCDMCIKDYDHHCLFLNRCVGRGNHRLFLFFILSMVIAHLLFVATATSYLYDKMPAGSRSLSLWLTLLGQEFWVVVMMILNALTLLWEVWLLTEQFDAVATGTTTYFRQCESSARQRSLGQRWVIVLSFLLEGRRRVGSGQREDKTAIDI; the protein is encoded by the exons AAG GCTGGGGTGGTTTCACCCCACTCCACTACGCCGCCCTCCATGGTAACCGCGCCATGGTCGACCTTTTCCTTAGTAATGGAGCTAACCCTAACCTGACATGTGATGCAGGACAGACAGCCTTTCATTTTGCctgcag GCAAGGGAACATCTATATCATACACCAAATGGTGCAGTATGGAGCTGATTTGCGTCTCATAGACCTGCAAGGAAAAACGTCGCTGCATCATGCAGTCACTGGGGGGAACAT TGTTGCAGTACACTATTTGTGGGAGACTGGAATGTTCCGGTTCTCAGACACAGACATGTACCAGGTGACACCCCTTCACCTGGCTGCATCCACAGGCAACACAGAGGTAGTACGGTATTTGCTCAGAGACCAG AGATGTGCTGTGGATGCAGTTGACCAGCAGGGAGCGACAGCGCTTCACGTTGCAGCAGAGAGGGGTGGAGTGGAGGTGTGCTGGACACTGCTGCAGAGAACAGGGTGCAGGATGCTCTACCAGAAGAACCACAGCGGCCTCACACCACTGGACCTCAGCAAACAGGGGAAAACATTTAG ACATCAGCAACTCACCAAGCTACTGAGTCGGTACAATAATGAGCCAATACACCACAAACCCACAGAGTCTCATG TTTTGTATTACTGGACATTGTTTTTTCCATCCCTGAGTGGAGCTGCCATCCTGCTGATAGCAGCCATGTTGGGAGGCTATGGGGGGCTAACCTGCGGTTTGCTCTTCCCCTGGCTGGCCAGAAGCATCTTCACACAGTACCACCGCATGACCACGTACCAAAG GTTACCTAACCCGATCTACTTGGGGACCCTCATAGCTGGCTTGTTTCATTCCCTGCTCTGCTTCTATGGAAAAATAATGCTTA gtgtgtggcCAACCAGTGCTCTGGTCCAGGTGTCAATGGTCCACTTCTCCCTAGTCCTCGGTTTGTTCTGTAAGGTTCTGACTCAGGACCCGGGGACACTGGACAGAGCAGATGCAGATCCTCGGTTCTCCTGTATCGCTGACCTGGTGGAGAACAACCAGAGTCCTCACAGGTTCTGTCCATACTGTGAG TTGTTTCCGCCTGACTACACTAAACACTGCAAGCTGTGCGATATGTGCATTAAAGACTATGACCACCACTGCCTTTTCCTCAACCGGTGCGTTGGCCGGGGTAATCACcgcctctttctcttcttcatcctctccatGGTGATTGCCCACCTTCTTTTTGTTGCCACAGCAACAAGTTACCTGTATGATAAGATGCCTGCGGGCAGTCGCAGCTTGTCATTGTGGCTCACATTGTTAGGGCAGGAGTTCTGGGTTGTGGTCATGATGATTTTGAATGCACTGACACTCCTTTGGGAGGTGTGGCTACTGACCGAGCAGTTTGATGCTGTCGCCACGGGAACGACCACCTACTTCAGACAGTGTGAAAGCTCAGCGCGACAGAGGTCACTAGGACAGCGCTGGGTTATAGTGCTGTCCTTTCTGCTGGAGGGTCGAAGACGGGTGGGCAGCGGCCAAAGAGAGGACAAAACTGCCATAGACATTTAA
- the si:ch211-223a10.1 gene encoding putative ZDHHC-type palmitoyltransferase 6 isoform X2, whose amino-acid sequence MCHIRLACYESVTEVQRMIHQGSQQTQLVITGWGGFTPLHYAALHGNRAMVDLFLSNGANPNLTCDAGQTAFHFACRQGNIYIIHQMVQYGADLRLIDLQGKTSLHHAVTGGNIVAVHYLWETGMFRFSDTDMYQVTPLHLAASTGNTEVVRYLLRDQRCAVDAVDQQGATALHVAAERGGVEVCWTLLQRTGCRMLYQKNHSGLTPLDLSKQGKTFRHQQLTKLLSRYNNEPIHHKPTESHVLYYWTLFFPSLSGAAILLIAAMLGGYGGLTCGLLFPWLARSIFTQYHRMTTYQRLPNPIYLGTLIAGLFHSLLCFYGKIMLSVWPTSALVQVSMVHFSLVLGLFCKVLTQDPGTLDRADADPRFSCIADLVENNQSPHRFCPYCELFPPDYTKHCKLCDMCIKDYDHHCLFLNRCVGRGNHRLFLFFILSMVIAHLLFVATATSYLYDKMPAGSRSLSLWLTLLGQEFWVVVMMILNALTLLWEVWLLTEQFDAVATGTTTYFRQCESSARQRSLGQRWVIVLSFLLEGRRRVGSGQREDKTAIDI is encoded by the exons GCTGGGGTGGTTTCACCCCACTCCACTACGCCGCCCTCCATGGTAACCGCGCCATGGTCGACCTTTTCCTTAGTAATGGAGCTAACCCTAACCTGACATGTGATGCAGGACAGACAGCCTTTCATTTTGCctgcag GCAAGGGAACATCTATATCATACACCAAATGGTGCAGTATGGAGCTGATTTGCGTCTCATAGACCTGCAAGGAAAAACGTCGCTGCATCATGCAGTCACTGGGGGGAACAT TGTTGCAGTACACTATTTGTGGGAGACTGGAATGTTCCGGTTCTCAGACACAGACATGTACCAGGTGACACCCCTTCACCTGGCTGCATCCACAGGCAACACAGAGGTAGTACGGTATTTGCTCAGAGACCAG AGATGTGCTGTGGATGCAGTTGACCAGCAGGGAGCGACAGCGCTTCACGTTGCAGCAGAGAGGGGTGGAGTGGAGGTGTGCTGGACACTGCTGCAGAGAACAGGGTGCAGGATGCTCTACCAGAAGAACCACAGCGGCCTCACACCACTGGACCTCAGCAAACAGGGGAAAACATTTAG ACATCAGCAACTCACCAAGCTACTGAGTCGGTACAATAATGAGCCAATACACCACAAACCCACAGAGTCTCATG TTTTGTATTACTGGACATTGTTTTTTCCATCCCTGAGTGGAGCTGCCATCCTGCTGATAGCAGCCATGTTGGGAGGCTATGGGGGGCTAACCTGCGGTTTGCTCTTCCCCTGGCTGGCCAGAAGCATCTTCACACAGTACCACCGCATGACCACGTACCAAAG GTTACCTAACCCGATCTACTTGGGGACCCTCATAGCTGGCTTGTTTCATTCCCTGCTCTGCTTCTATGGAAAAATAATGCTTA gtgtgtggcCAACCAGTGCTCTGGTCCAGGTGTCAATGGTCCACTTCTCCCTAGTCCTCGGTTTGTTCTGTAAGGTTCTGACTCAGGACCCGGGGACACTGGACAGAGCAGATGCAGATCCTCGGTTCTCCTGTATCGCTGACCTGGTGGAGAACAACCAGAGTCCTCACAGGTTCTGTCCATACTGTGAG TTGTTTCCGCCTGACTACACTAAACACTGCAAGCTGTGCGATATGTGCATTAAAGACTATGACCACCACTGCCTTTTCCTCAACCGGTGCGTTGGCCGGGGTAATCACcgcctctttctcttcttcatcctctccatGGTGATTGCCCACCTTCTTTTTGTTGCCACAGCAACAAGTTACCTGTATGATAAGATGCCTGCGGGCAGTCGCAGCTTGTCATTGTGGCTCACATTGTTAGGGCAGGAGTTCTGGGTTGTGGTCATGATGATTTTGAATGCACTGACACTCCTTTGGGAGGTGTGGCTACTGACCGAGCAGTTTGATGCTGTCGCCACGGGAACGACCACCTACTTCAGACAGTGTGAAAGCTCAGCGCGACAGAGGTCACTAGGACAGCGCTGGGTTATAGTGCTGTCCTTTCTGCTGGAGGGTCGAAGACGGGTGGGCAGCGGCCAAAGAGAGGACAAAACTGCCATAGACATTTAA